GCTGTGCCGCACGCTCGGCGAGCCGGTCCGCGTGGTCACCGCCCGCGACGCGGAGGCGACCACGGGAACGGCCGAACGGATCGACCCCGACGGCGCGCTCGTCGTCCGTACGCGCTCCGGGGAGCAGCGCTTCCTCGCTGGTGACGTATTTCACATCCGCTCCGAAGCGCCGCTAGCCTGACCCCCATGGCCGAACCGTCCCCGCACTCCTCCACCTACGGAGCCGTCGCAGCCGCGCTGCTCGGGCCCGGTCCACGCCGTCACCTCGGCGAGGTGGCCGAGTCGGCGAACGTGAGTGAGGACGACGTGCGCGCCTTCTGGCGGCTGCTCGGCTTCGCGGACGTCCCCGACGAGGCGCCGGAGTTCACGGACGCCGACGTCGCGGCGATGCGCGACCTCATGGACTACGTGCGCACGGACCGGATCGGCCTGCGCACGGCCCGCACGCTCGTGCGCGCGAACGGTCACCTCATGGACCGGCTCGTGCTGTGGCAGGTCGAGTCGTTCGTGGAGGAGGTCGCACAGCGCTACTCGCTCGACGACATCTCGGCCCGACTCGTCGTGCTCGACCGCTTCCTCACCCTCCAGCCGATGCTCGAGGAGCAGCTGCTCTACACCTGGCGGCGGCAGCTCGCCGCGCTGCTCGGGCGGTTCGACCGGCAGTTCGCCCAGAGCACCGGGCTGGCGATCTCGGCCGATCAGCTGCCGCTCGAACGGGCGGTCGGGTTCATGGACATGGTCGGCTACACCTCCCGCACGGTGCGGCTCGCGCGCGACGAACTCGCCGAGATCGTGGCGG
The window above is part of the Pseudactinotalea sp. HY158 genome. Proteins encoded here:
- a CDS encoding adenylate/guanylate cyclase domain-containing protein, which produces MAEPSPHSSTYGAVAAALLGPGPRRHLGEVAESANVSEDDVRAFWRLLGFADVPDEAPEFTDADVAAMRDLMDYVRTDRIGLRTARTLVRANGHLMDRLVLWQVESFVEEVAQRYSLDDISARLVVLDRFLTLQPMLEEQLLYTWRRQLAALLGRFDRQFAQSTGLAISADQLPLERAVGFMDMVGYTSRTVRLARDELAEIVAEFETTARDVVARNGARVVKTVGDAVLYVADDLPTGAKVATDLVDLLAAVDLPVRSSVVWGRVLSRSGDIFGPTVNLASRLNDVATPGVVVMDDVSAALLEVEGPEFDLTPMETVSVQGMGPVNPVRLRRRQGSPRTRRANP